A genomic window from Tachyglossus aculeatus isolate mTacAcu1 chromosome 9, mTacAcu1.pri, whole genome shotgun sequence includes:
- the ERICH2 gene encoding glutamate-rich protein 2 isoform X1, translated as MYICSKEVGSYWSSRQNSFDRSEGIKEPKYRVQVLDPKEVVIEPIETMSRKELSSKSTENPGLSMNPEPTLWSSTFFQENTGESDKDAAVNQIARNGKCHPHYQESQRPENQPSGTRSDDSSDDNEENSAEPGKKEKGTAPLELMAEFLRAVMDQDYNLAKKLCQMILIYEPENPEAKQFFPLIEEKLLMDSAQGLGDEDYEESDEDSDDSEEESSDESDNDESEDTSDYSKEEM; from the exons atgtatatat gctCCAAGGAGGTTGGAAGTTATTGGTCCAGCAG GCAGAATTCTTTCGACAGATCAGAGGGTATTAAG gAGCCAAAGTACAGAGTTCAGGTGCTTGATCCTAAAG AAGTGGTTATTGAACCAATTGAAACAATGTCACG GAAAGAACTTTCTTCAAAGAGCACTGAAAATCCAGGTTTATCTATGAATCCAGAACCTACACTGTGGTCATCAACATTCTTTCAAGAAAATACAG GTGAGAGTGACAAAGATGCAGCAGTCAACCAAATAGCCAGAAACGGTAAATGCCATCCACATTATCAAGAGAGCCAAAGGCCCGAGAACCAGCCGTCAGGTACTCGAAGTGATGATAGCAGTGATGATAATGAAGAAAATAGTGCTGAACCTggtaaaaaggaaaaaggaacagCCCCTTTAGAGTTGATGGCAGAG TTCCTGAGAGCAGTAATGGATCAAGACTACAATTTGGCCAAAAAGTTGTGTCAAATGA TCCTAATCTATGAACCAGAAAATCCTGAGGCCAAGCAGTTTTTCCCACTTATTGAAGAAAAATTGCTGATGG ATAGTGCTCAAGGTCTTGGTGATGAAGATTATGAAGAGAGCGATGAAGATAGTGATGATAGTGAGGAGGAAAGCAGTGACGAGAGCGATAATGATGAAAGTGAAGACACTTCTGATTATTCTAAAGAAGAAATGTAA
- the ERICH2 gene encoding glutamate-rich protein 2 isoform X2, translated as MSRKELSSKSTENPGLSMNPEPTLWSSTFFQENTGESDKDAAVNQIARNGKCHPHYQESQRPENQPSGTRSDDSSDDNEENSAEPGKKEKGTAPLELMAEFLRAVMDQDYNLAKKLCQMILIYEPENPEAKQFFPLIEEKLLMDSAQGLGDEDYEESDEDSDDSEEESSDESDNDESEDTSDYSKEEM; from the exons ATGTCACG GAAAGAACTTTCTTCAAAGAGCACTGAAAATCCAGGTTTATCTATGAATCCAGAACCTACACTGTGGTCATCAACATTCTTTCAAGAAAATACAG GTGAGAGTGACAAAGATGCAGCAGTCAACCAAATAGCCAGAAACGGTAAATGCCATCCACATTATCAAGAGAGCCAAAGGCCCGAGAACCAGCCGTCAGGTACTCGAAGTGATGATAGCAGTGATGATAATGAAGAAAATAGTGCTGAACCTggtaaaaaggaaaaaggaacagCCCCTTTAGAGTTGATGGCAGAG TTCCTGAGAGCAGTAATGGATCAAGACTACAATTTGGCCAAAAAGTTGTGTCAAATGA TCCTAATCTATGAACCAGAAAATCCTGAGGCCAAGCAGTTTTTCCCACTTATTGAAGAAAAATTGCTGATGG ATAGTGCTCAAGGTCTTGGTGATGAAGATTATGAAGAGAGCGATGAAGATAGTGATGATAGTGAGGAGGAAAGCAGTGACGAGAGCGATAATGATGAAAGTGAAGACACTTCTGATTATTCTAAAGAAGAAATGTAA